In Terriglobales bacterium, a single genomic region encodes these proteins:
- a CDS encoding tetratricopeptide repeat protein, giving the protein MRRSVRILLILSLTVSASAQAVDWKKPLKKVDWKKPIDKVRELQEKRRKRSTTLPITTSSMKARKLFEAGRADFENLKTDKALENWRKATKLDPKFALAHIEIALVSKDPAEQNRELKQAKALTRQVTAGERLFIRWVAGVRENNYVAGIQAMNDVVAKYPRDKHLIYIVGNWLILQESYDQCRKMMERALAVDPGFPPALNNLGYAYASTREYKKAFDVMETYVAVLPHEPNPNDSYGEILRMSGDFAGALQHYNAALKIDPLFAQLGVADTYALMGDGERARAEYAKGIDQATSASDRVELGMQSAMTWVREKKYGKADSAFLAVAAEAHGAQLGLHEAQIHRMMAIYQPDDAVALNHLKTAEEILVSNPNLLKSDLDEERARVLRWRAIRASRAGDNETANKALEELQALESSSGSRQISHAYHAAVGAVLMMQESYFAAIPHLEEDHENAFSMKLLAEAYARTGAMAEANEQYKKLTTMNLPTIDQAVVVPAARERLAANPPAAADSH; this is encoded by the coding sequence ATGCGCCGTTCCGTCAGAATTTTGCTGATCCTGTCTCTTACTGTCAGTGCTTCCGCCCAAGCGGTCGACTGGAAGAAGCCGCTTAAAAAAGTCGACTGGAAGAAGCCCATTGATAAGGTTCGAGAACTTCAGGAAAAGAGGCGCAAGCGCTCCACTACATTGCCCATCACCACCAGTTCAATGAAAGCCCGCAAGCTTTTTGAGGCGGGGCGCGCCGACTTCGAGAACCTGAAAACAGATAAAGCGCTCGAGAACTGGCGAAAGGCCACGAAACTTGATCCAAAATTTGCGCTAGCGCACATTGAAATCGCGCTGGTCAGCAAGGACCCTGCGGAGCAGAATAGGGAGCTCAAGCAGGCCAAGGCTTTGACACGCCAGGTCACGGCGGGCGAGCGGTTGTTCATCCGATGGGTCGCAGGCGTGCGGGAGAACAACTACGTGGCCGGCATCCAGGCCATGAATGACGTCGTAGCGAAGTACCCGCGGGACAAGCACCTTATCTATATCGTGGGAAATTGGCTCATCCTGCAGGAAAGCTACGATCAATGCCGCAAGATGATGGAACGTGCCCTGGCCGTAGATCCTGGCTTTCCTCCCGCATTGAACAATCTTGGATACGCCTACGCCTCGACGCGCGAATACAAGAAGGCCTTCGATGTTATGGAAACGTATGTGGCTGTGTTGCCCCATGAGCCTAATCCCAATGATTCATACGGCGAAATCCTTCGGATGTCGGGGGATTTTGCGGGCGCTCTTCAGCACTACAATGCTGCGCTTAAGATTGACCCGCTGTTCGCTCAGCTCGGGGTGGCGGATACGTACGCCCTGATGGGAGACGGCGAGCGAGCACGGGCCGAATACGCCAAGGGCATTGACCAGGCAACCAGCGCATCGGACCGCGTTGAATTAGGTATGCAGTCCGCGATGACGTGGGTGAGGGAAAAGAAGTATGGGAAAGCGGATTCAGCCTTCTTGGCCGTTGCGGCTGAAGCTCACGGAGCACAATTAGGCTTGCACGAGGCCCAGATTCACCGGATGATGGCTATCTACCAACCGGACGATGCGGTAGCTTTAAACCACCTTAAGACGGCAGAGGAAATCCTGGTTTCCAACCCCAACCTCCTCAAGTCCGATCTCGATGAAGAACGCGCCCGCGTGCTGCGCTGGCGCGCAATCCGCGCTTCCCGTGCTGGAGATAACGAGACCGCGAACAAGGCCCTCGAAGAGTTGCAAGCCTTGGAGAGCTCCAGCGGGAGTCGCCAGATATCTCATGCCTATCACGCAGCCGTGGGCGCGGTGCTCATGATGCAGGAGAGCTATTTTGCCGCTATCCCGCACCTCGAAGAGGACCACGAGAACGCTTTCAGCATGAAGCTACTGGCTGAAGCCTATGCTCGCACCGGCGCGATGGCCGAGGCCAACGAACAATACAAGAAGCTGACCACCATGAACTTACCCACCATTGATCAGGCAGTGGTGGTTCCGGCAGCGCGCGAGAGACTCGCGGCAAATCCGCCGGCGGCAGCGGACTCTCACTAA
- a CDS encoding carboxypeptidase-like regulatory domain-containing protein — MKSINLGWLAIVLAVAVPAGATARTATISGYVRDSQGTAQLGAIVQVLGATAANVLTVFTDDNGFYSAGQLNPGVYHVKVKAPSFLPSLRENISLRAGANRVVNVTLNTIFEAMQTLPLRPGPTQEDDWKWTLRSAANRPILRVLDNGPLTVVSEKVNDADLKARVAFVAGSGADGFNAGRTVFSLEHSLFSDGKLSFNGNVGYGVGSPTTVWRASYSHQMATGSRPQVSFTMRRLAAPDAGLHDTALQALTLSVSDGFTLGDVLDLDFGSELQTIQFMGRVSAAHPFGSADLHLSPNTVLEYRYATTEPNTRMEKGFDSAPADLSESGPRVSVTGGSPALERAHHHELSISHRSRETNLQAAVFADRILNTALTGIGNPNAELEDVLPDVYAQTFTYKGRELRSTGVRLVAQRQLASGITGTLDYAYGSVLSAAPGSQWHSLPTALHTEGRHAVTTKVSGTAPLSKTRWITSYKWTSGEALTPVDLFNTSAGQADPYWSIFIRQPIPGTIFNSGHMEALLEIRNLLAEGYVPVFGQDGHTLYLVQAPRSLRGGVAFTF, encoded by the coding sequence TTGAAGAGCATAAACCTTGGATGGTTGGCAATCGTGCTGGCGGTGGCTGTGCCAGCAGGCGCTACGGCCAGGACTGCTACGATTTCCGGTTACGTGCGCGACTCTCAGGGAACCGCCCAGTTGGGCGCGATCGTTCAGGTATTGGGTGCGACTGCTGCGAACGTCCTCACAGTTTTTACCGACGACAATGGATTTTACTCCGCAGGTCAACTGAATCCTGGTGTTTACCACGTCAAGGTGAAAGCCCCCTCGTTCCTGCCTTCGTTACGGGAAAATATAAGTCTTCGGGCAGGGGCCAACCGCGTTGTCAATGTGACCCTCAACACGATTTTCGAAGCGATGCAGACATTGCCGCTGCGCCCAGGGCCGACTCAGGAAGACGACTGGAAATGGACGCTGCGTTCAGCGGCAAACCGGCCCATCTTGCGGGTTTTGGATAACGGCCCCTTAACGGTGGTTTCGGAAAAAGTTAACGACGCCGACCTGAAGGCCCGTGTGGCGTTTGTTGCGGGGTCCGGTGCGGACGGCTTCAATGCGGGTCGAACCGTCTTTTCACTGGAACACTCGCTTTTTAGCGACGGCAAACTTTCCTTCAATGGCAACGTGGGCTATGGGGTCGGTTCACCGACAACGGTATGGAGGGCCAGTTATTCGCACCAAATGGCGACTGGTTCCCGGCCTCAGGTGTCGTTCACCATGCGCCGCCTCGCGGCGCCTGACGCGGGGCTGCACGATACGGCGCTCCAGGCTTTGACTTTATCGGTTTCCGATGGCTTTACGCTGGGAGACGTATTGGATCTGGACTTCGGGAGCGAGCTGCAGACCATCCAGTTCATGGGACGTGTAAGCGCTGCCCATCCCTTCGGCTCCGCCGACCTGCATCTTTCACCCAATACGGTTTTGGAATATCGCTACGCCACCACCGAGCCCAATACCCGCATGGAAAAGGGGTTCGATTCTGCGCCAGCGGACTTAAGTGAATCTGGCCCGCGAGTTTCAGTCACGGGCGGAAGTCCTGCGTTGGAGCGGGCCCACCACCATGAGCTTTCTATCTCTCATCGCTCCCGCGAGACCAATTTGCAAGCAGCCGTTTTTGCCGACCGTATCTTGAACACCGCCTTGACCGGGATTGGCAATCCTAATGCTGAGTTGGAAGACGTACTGCCCGATGTATATGCCCAGACCTTCACTTATAAGGGCAGAGAACTGAGGAGCACTGGAGTGCGTCTGGTGGCGCAACGGCAGCTCGCCTCGGGGATAACCGGTACATTGGATTACGCGTACGGCAGCGTCTTGTCTGCGGCTCCTGGGAGCCAGTGGCATTCGCTGCCCACCGCCCTGCATACCGAGGGACGCCATGCCGTTACTACCAAGGTGAGCGGCACCGCTCCCCTTAGCAAGACGCGCTGGATAACTTCATACAAATGGACCAGCGGTGAGGCGCTTACGCCGGTAGATCTGTTTAATACGTCGGCGGGCCAGGCTGATCCTTACTGGAGCATCTTCATACGTCAGCCCATTCCCGGGACGATCTTTAACTCAGGGCACATGGAGGCATTGCTGGAAATCCGCAACTTGCTCGCAGAAGGATATGTGCCCGTGTTTGGACAGGACGGTCACACCTTATACCTCGTCCAGGCTCCTCGCTCGCTGCGCGGCGGAGTTGCCTTTACCTTCTAA
- a CDS encoding GWxTD domain-containing protein gives MSVDVFRRVLISGSIITGLWLSSFAVAQEVKPASGKQSDPGASQDQPTAKDQQGDPLKRPLSDQQRKKNEKALRQELSKTYKKWLDEDVRWIITDEEREAFRKLSNDEERDQFIETFWLRRSPNPDSVENEYKEEHYRRIAYANEHFAAGIPGWKTDRGRMYIMYGPPDEIESHPSGGSYDRPMEEGGGTTSTFPFEDWRYRYLEGVGQEVIIEFVDPCMCGDYHMTMNKNEKDALLYTPNAGLTFYEQMGLANKSQRVANNPFGLNNGGPFASSNQSKQFDVLEQYAKLNRAPVVKFKDLAEVVSHKISVNLMPFDVQTDFIKVTSDTVLVPVTIQMKNKDITFQNKDGVATGVVNIFGRASTLTGRVAQTFEDTVSARIPAELLPKATDAVQVYWKALPLRPGRYRLDIVAKDVNGDRVGTWSRGIMVPEYNEDKLATSTLILADAMEKVPAKNVGTGNFVIGSTKVRPRLGSGDGKPPTFKRNQRVNFWMQVYNLGVDQQTHKPKATVEYNVVNAATNKAVIHTVESTDQMGNVGGQLTLEKSMAASSLPPGLYRLNIKVDDAVLKQTVDPSVTFAVE, from the coding sequence ATGTCGGTTGATGTTTTTCGGCGTGTTCTTATCTCCGGGTCAATCATTACCGGTTTGTGGTTAAGCAGTTTTGCTGTTGCTCAAGAGGTAAAGCCTGCCTCAGGGAAGCAATCTGATCCAGGTGCCTCTCAGGACCAACCTACCGCAAAGGACCAGCAGGGCGATCCGCTGAAGCGCCCTCTTAGTGACCAGCAGCGCAAAAAGAACGAAAAAGCTCTTCGGCAGGAGCTAAGCAAGACCTACAAGAAGTGGCTGGACGAAGATGTTCGCTGGATCATCACGGACGAGGAGCGCGAGGCATTCCGCAAGCTGAGCAACGACGAGGAGCGCGACCAGTTCATCGAAACCTTTTGGCTTCGCCGTAGCCCGAACCCTGACAGTGTGGAAAACGAATACAAGGAAGAGCACTACCGCCGCATTGCGTATGCCAATGAGCATTTCGCAGCGGGCATTCCTGGCTGGAAAACGGACCGCGGTCGCATGTACATCATGTACGGTCCGCCTGACGAAATTGAGTCGCATCCCTCTGGCGGAAGCTACGATCGGCCAATGGAAGAAGGCGGGGGAACGACTTCAACTTTCCCGTTTGAAGATTGGCGTTATCGTTATCTCGAGGGCGTGGGGCAGGAAGTCATCATCGAATTTGTTGATCCCTGCATGTGCGGCGACTACCACATGACGATGAACAAGAACGAGAAAGATGCGCTCTTGTATACGCCCAATGCCGGCCTGACCTTCTATGAGCAAATGGGTCTGGCGAACAAATCGCAGCGGGTTGCGAACAATCCCTTCGGATTGAACAACGGGGGTCCCTTCGCCTCGAGTAACCAATCCAAGCAGTTTGATGTGCTCGAGCAATACGCCAAACTGAATCGCGCGCCGGTGGTGAAGTTCAAAGATCTGGCAGAGGTCGTTTCCCACAAAATCAGCGTTAACTTGATGCCCTTTGATGTGCAAACCGATTTCATCAAAGTCACTTCGGATACCGTGCTGGTGCCGGTGACCATCCAGATGAAGAACAAGGACATCACATTTCAGAATAAGGACGGGGTTGCGACCGGCGTGGTGAATATTTTTGGACGTGCCAGCACGCTGACCGGCCGAGTAGCGCAGACATTTGAAGATACAGTAAGTGCGCGGATTCCAGCTGAACTGCTGCCCAAGGCCACGGATGCCGTCCAGGTTTACTGGAAGGCGTTGCCTCTGCGTCCGGGACGCTATCGCTTGGACATTGTCGCTAAAGACGTGAATGGTGACCGGGTGGGTACCTGGAGTCGCGGCATCATGGTCCCGGAATACAATGAAGACAAGCTCGCTACTTCAACCCTGATTCTGGCGGACGCCATGGAAAAGGTCCCGGCGAAGAATGTGGGTACTGGGAATTTTGTGATTGGTTCTACGAAGGTTCGCCCTCGTTTGGGCAGCGGTGACGGTAAACCGCCAACCTTCAAACGTAACCAAAGAGTAAACTTCTGGATGCAGGTATACAACCTTGGGGTAGATCAGCAGACCCACAAACCCAAGGCGACAGTAGAATATAATGTGGTGAACGCGGCCACGAACAAGGCCGTGATCCATACGGTTGAGTCTACAGACCAGATGGGTAATGTAGGCGGTCAGCTAACGTTGGAGAAGAGCATGGCGGCCAGCTCGCTTCCACCTGGCCTGTATCGGCTGAACATTAAAGTGGATGACGCCGTTTTGAAGCAGACGGTCGACCCCTCGGTGACCTTTGCCGTTGAGTAG